A section of the Caballeronia sp. M1242 genome encodes:
- a CDS encoding TetR family transcriptional regulator, whose amino-acid sequence MKKASKAATEVSKAASAASTPAGSEGRRKYDPEETKRNILDIATQEFSAMGLTGARVDAIAERTNTTKRMLYYYFGSKEGLYEAVLEQVYGDIRALEQELELAEMGPEEALRELIGFTFDYHDKHRDFVRLVTIENVHGAKYVEQSKTFKSRNATVVKTLEDLIARGVAAGRFRDDVEPLDLHLMISSFCFHRVANRHTWSAAFGRDPSGPRSRARHREMIIEAVLCYMRREG is encoded by the coding sequence ATGAAAAAAGCAAGCAAGGCCGCCACCGAGGTGAGCAAGGCCGCCAGTGCTGCGTCCACGCCGGCCGGATCGGAGGGGCGACGCAAGTACGATCCAGAGGAGACTAAGCGCAATATTCTCGACATCGCCACGCAGGAATTTTCGGCGATGGGCCTCACGGGCGCGCGCGTCGATGCCATCGCGGAGCGCACCAACACCACCAAGCGCATGCTGTACTACTACTTCGGCAGCAAGGAAGGGCTGTACGAGGCGGTGCTGGAGCAGGTCTATGGCGATATCCGCGCGCTGGAACAGGAACTCGAACTCGCGGAGATGGGTCCCGAAGAGGCGCTGCGCGAGCTTATCGGTTTCACGTTCGACTACCATGACAAACATCGCGATTTCGTGCGTCTTGTGACGATCGAGAACGTGCACGGCGCAAAGTACGTCGAGCAGTCGAAGACCTTCAAATCGCGCAATGCCACAGTCGTGAAGACACTCGAAGACCTCATCGCGCGAGGCGTCGCGGCGGGGCGTTTTCGCGATGATGTCGAGCCGCTCGACCTGCATCTGATGATCAGCTCGTTCTGCTTTCATCGCGTGGCGAACCGCCATACGTGGAGCGCCGCGTTCGGGCGCGATCCGTCCGGGCCGCGCTCGCGGGCGCGGCATCGCGAGATGATTATCGAAGCGGTGCTGTGCTACATGCGGCGCGAAGGCTGA
- a CDS encoding shikimate dehydrogenase, translating to MTSKTSYLIGLIGSGIAGSLTPAMHEQEGRVLGLNYVYRRIDLQALKLEPSALPDLLIAAERMGYDGLNITYPCKQSVIPLLDELDPDARALGAVNTVVLKGGKRIGYNTDWSGFARAFQRGLPDAPLGRVVQLGAGGAGAAVAHAALVMGANALTLFDSDEARASSLAAELAARFPDREVTSGGDLRETLRPANGLIHATPTGMAKLPGMPLPAEYLHKDLWVAEIVYFPLETELLKTAKALGCRTVSGGGMAVCQAVDALRIFTGREPDAERMFAHFQTLLPADAK from the coding sequence ATGACCAGCAAAACTTCGTATCTGATCGGACTGATCGGCTCGGGCATCGCCGGATCGCTGACGCCCGCCATGCACGAGCAGGAAGGCCGCGTGCTCGGGCTGAACTACGTGTATCGGCGCATCGACCTGCAGGCGCTGAAGCTCGAGCCGTCCGCGCTTCCCGACTTGTTGATCGCCGCCGAGCGCATGGGCTACGACGGCCTGAACATCACGTATCCGTGCAAGCAAAGCGTGATCCCATTGCTCGACGAGCTCGACCCCGACGCCCGCGCGCTCGGCGCGGTGAATACCGTCGTGCTGAAAGGCGGCAAGCGCATCGGCTATAACACGGACTGGTCCGGCTTCGCGCGCGCGTTCCAGCGCGGCCTGCCGGATGCGCCGCTCGGCCGCGTCGTGCAACTGGGCGCGGGCGGCGCGGGCGCGGCCGTCGCGCATGCGGCGCTCGTCATGGGCGCGAACGCGCTCACGCTGTTCGATTCGGACGAGGCGCGCGCATCGTCGCTGGCGGCGGAACTGGCGGCGCGCTTTCCGGATCGCGAAGTGACGAGCGGCGGCGACCTGCGCGAAACATTGCGCCCGGCCAACGGCCTGATTCACGCGACGCCGACCGGCATGGCGAAGCTGCCCGGCATGCCGCTGCCCGCGGAGTATCTGCACAAGGACTTGTGGGTGGCGGAGATCGTCTACTTTCCGCTCGAAACCGAGCTGCTCAAGACGGCGAAGGCGCTCGGTTGCCGCACGGTGAGCGGCGGCGGCATGGCGGTGTGTCAGGCGGTGGATGCGCTGCGCATCTTCACGGGACGCGAGCCCGACGCCGAGCGCATGTTCGCCCACTTCCAGACGTTGCTGCCCGCTGACGCGAAGTAA
- a CDS encoding bifunctional sugar phosphate isomerase/epimerase/4-hydroxyphenylpyruvate dioxygenase family protein yields the protein MPTSIATVSISGTLVEKLKAIRAAGFDGVEIFENDLLYFDGTPADVRRLCDDLGLAIYLFQPFRDFEGVSGERLAKNVERAKRKFDLMHELGADRMLACSNVSPDTVADDALIVDQLGVLARLAEEAGVIVGYEALAWGRHVNSYKHAWRLVDAVNHPSLGLVLDSFHTLSISDSVDEIAAIPGDRIAFVQIADAPVLSMDVLEWSRHYRCFPGQGAFDVAGFTARVLEAGYTGPLSLEIFNDGFRAAPTAITAADGHRSLRFLEEQTRARMGERAPEELFDPPAPPAHIGFQFLEFAVDDTTREHVADWLRKLGFRLAGTHRSKDVTLYRHGAGSIVLNAEADSFASAFFQQHGLSLCASAFHVDDAKCAFERAAAYGSKPFSGRVGPNERVVPGVQSPDGSLDYFVDEAPGAPTLWESDFVLTDIDGPYEVGPLSRIDHVCLSLPAEALDTWVLFFRSAFGFETEASVLVPDPYGLVRSRAVRSRDGSVRIALNASMDRFTAVSESLSTYRGSGLNHVAFSTPDIFDAIPRLEADGVQFLRIPRNYYDDLVARYGLPDEQIDAMREHNILYDRDERGGEFFHAYTEQLDQRFFLEVIERRGGYDGYGAANAAVRLAAHAQQQRARQAA from the coding sequence ATCCCGACATCCATCGCGACGGTATCCATCAGCGGGACGCTCGTCGAAAAGCTGAAGGCGATTCGCGCGGCGGGCTTCGACGGCGTCGAGATCTTCGAAAACGATCTGCTCTACTTCGACGGCACGCCCGCCGACGTCCGGCGTCTGTGCGACGACCTGGGCCTCGCCATCTATCTGTTCCAGCCGTTTCGCGACTTCGAGGGCGTGAGCGGCGAGCGGCTCGCGAAGAACGTCGAGCGCGCGAAACGCAAGTTCGACCTGATGCACGAACTGGGCGCGGACCGCATGCTCGCGTGCAGCAACGTGTCGCCGGACACCGTCGCCGACGATGCGCTCATCGTCGATCAGCTCGGCGTGCTCGCGCGCCTCGCCGAGGAAGCCGGCGTGATCGTCGGTTACGAGGCGCTCGCGTGGGGCCGGCACGTCAACTCGTACAAGCACGCGTGGCGGCTGGTGGATGCCGTGAATCATCCGAGCCTCGGTCTCGTGCTCGACAGCTTCCATACGCTGTCCATTTCCGATTCCGTCGATGAGATCGCGGCCATTCCCGGCGATCGCATCGCCTTCGTGCAGATCGCCGATGCGCCCGTGCTCTCGATGGACGTGCTCGAATGGAGCCGTCACTATCGCTGTTTTCCGGGGCAGGGCGCATTCGATGTCGCCGGATTCACGGCGCGCGTCCTCGAGGCGGGCTACACGGGGCCGCTGTCGCTCGAAATCTTCAACGACGGCTTTCGCGCCGCGCCGACCGCCATCACCGCGGCGGACGGGCATCGCTCGTTGCGCTTTCTCGAAGAGCAGACGCGCGCGCGCATGGGCGAGCGCGCGCCCGAGGAACTCTTCGATCCGCCCGCGCCGCCCGCGCACATCGGCTTCCAGTTCCTCGAATTCGCCGTGGACGACACGACGCGCGAGCACGTCGCCGACTGGCTGCGCAAGCTCGGCTTCCGGCTCGCGGGCACGCATCGGTCGAAGGACGTGACGCTGTATCGGCACGGCGCGGGATCGATCGTGCTGAACGCGGAAGCCGATTCTTTCGCGAGCGCGTTTTTTCAGCAGCACGGCTTGTCGCTGTGCGCGTCGGCGTTTCATGTCGATGACGCCAAATGCGCGTTCGAGCGCGCCGCCGCTTACGGCTCGAAGCCGTTCTCGGGCCGCGTGGGACCGAACGAGCGCGTGGTGCCGGGCGTGCAGTCGCCGGACGGCAGCCTCGATTATTTCGTCGATGAAGCGCCCGGCGCGCCGACGTTATGGGAATCGGATTTCGTCCTGACGGATATCGACGGCCCTTACGAAGTCGGGCCGCTTTCGCGCATCGATCACGTGTGCCTTTCGCTGCCGGCCGAGGCGCTCGATACGTGGGTGCTTTTCTTCCGCAGCGCGTTCGGCTTCGAGACGGAAGCGAGCGTGCTCGTGCCCGATCCTTACGGGCTCGTGCGCAGCCGCGCGGTGCGAAGCCGCGACGGCTCGGTGCGCATTGCGCTCAACGCGTCGATGGACCGCTTCACGGCGGTGTCGGAATCGCTCTCGACGTATCGCGGCTCTGGGTTGAATCACGTCGCGTTCAGCACGCCCGACATCTTCGACGCGATTCCCCGCTTGGAGGCGGACGGCGTGCAGTTCCTGCGCATTCCGCGCAATTACTACGACGATCTCGTGGCGCGCTACGGCCTGCCCGACGAGCAGATCGACGCGATGCGCGAGCACAACATCCTTTACGACCGGGACGAGCGCGGCGGCGAGTTCTTCCACGCCTACACCGAGCAGCTCGATCAGCGCTTCTTTCTCGAAGTGATCGAGCGGCGCGGCGGCTACGATGGCTACGGCGCGGCGAACGCGGCGGTGCGGCTCGCGGCGCACGCGCAGCAACAGCGCGCTCGGCAGGCGGCGTAG
- a CDS encoding LysR family transcriptional regulator encodes MDLLALADFNLVARYGSFGEAARASERPKATLSRRVTELENDLRIRLFERGPRGVVLTQEGRALYERTGALLAELNESAAAIASGSDEPRGRLRISAPALFSQIAMGKLVASFVLKYPQVRIEVTTEDRPVNMVEEGYDLVIRVNPEPNETLVGRIFLRDRLVVVAKPGLKRPAAKSSVRAVVRGTPEDMAYWDVIGARGKARILIEPVAQLSSLVMVRDTVRLGVGAACLPLSLVSRDIAAGKLAHWGDVDGPEIALWALYPSRRLLSTRVSAFLAHLKASFPLGTADELAALIE; translated from the coding sequence ATGGACCTTCTCGCTCTCGCTGACTTCAATCTTGTCGCGCGTTACGGCAGCTTCGGGGAAGCCGCTCGCGCGTCCGAGCGGCCCAAGGCGACGCTTTCGCGCCGCGTCACCGAACTCGAAAACGACCTTCGCATTCGGCTTTTCGAACGCGGGCCGCGCGGCGTCGTGCTCACGCAGGAAGGCCGCGCGCTCTACGAGCGCACAGGTGCGCTCCTCGCTGAACTCAACGAAAGCGCCGCCGCCATTGCATCCGGTAGCGATGAGCCGCGCGGCCGCTTGCGCATAAGCGCGCCCGCGCTCTTCTCGCAGATAGCCATGGGAAAGCTGGTCGCGTCGTTCGTCCTCAAGTACCCGCAGGTCCGCATCGAGGTGACGACAGAAGATCGCCCGGTCAATATGGTCGAAGAAGGGTATGACCTCGTGATCCGCGTCAATCCCGAACCGAACGAGACGCTCGTCGGGCGCATCTTCTTGCGCGACCGGCTCGTCGTCGTGGCCAAGCCGGGACTCAAGCGACCCGCTGCGAAATCCAGCGTTCGCGCGGTCGTTCGGGGCACGCCCGAAGACATGGCGTATTGGGACGTGATCGGCGCGCGCGGAAAGGCGCGCATCCTCATCGAGCCGGTCGCGCAGCTGTCGTCGCTCGTCATGGTGCGCGACACCGTTCGCCTCGGCGTGGGCGCCGCCTGTCTGCCGCTGTCGCTGGTGAGCCGGGATATCGCCGCGGGCAAGCTGGCGCATTGGGGCGATGTCGACGGGCCGGAGATTGCGTTGTGGGCGCTGTATCCGTCGAGGCGTTTGTTGAGCACGCGCGTGTCGGCCTTTCTCGCGCACCTCAAGGCATCGTTTCCGTTGGGCACGGCGGATGAACTCGCGGCACTCATCGAATGA
- a CDS encoding cupin domain-containing protein, which yields MICRDAAFSDVREYWSPKVVAQVSDQYVKVAKVRGELAWHDHANEDELFFVVRGNFTIEYEGGRAVHLPAGSMHVVPRGTLHNPVADEECWIVLIEPVETKHTGDVQSPLTRTIDEQLSGAPRA from the coding sequence ATGATTTGCCGTGATGCCGCGTTCAGCGATGTCCGCGAATATTGGTCGCCGAAAGTCGTCGCGCAGGTCAGCGATCAGTATGTGAAGGTCGCCAAGGTGCGTGGTGAACTCGCGTGGCACGACCACGCGAACGAAGACGAGCTTTTCTTCGTCGTGCGCGGCAATTTCACCATCGAATACGAAGGCGGCCGAGCCGTGCATTTGCCAGCGGGCTCCATGCACGTCGTGCCGCGCGGCACGCTGCATAACCCGGTCGCCGACGAAGAATGCTGGATCGTGCTGATCGAGCCTGTCGAGACGAAGCACACGGGCGACGTGCAGTCGCCGCTGACGCGGACGATAGACGAGCAGTTGAGCGGCGCGCCGCGAGCGTGA
- a CDS encoding DUF1488 domain-containing protein: MHITFSDDPPVYNGDDLAIHFTALVDGEAVVCSISAEALEDHFGAKSPREEDLLPAFESGAARIRAVCAEALDDNGGQSVVLRSGLFRVAGMEPE, from the coding sequence ATGCACATCACGTTTTCCGACGATCCCCCCGTCTACAACGGCGACGATCTCGCCATCCACTTCACGGCGCTCGTCGATGGCGAAGCGGTCGTCTGCTCGATCAGCGCCGAGGCGCTGGAAGACCACTTCGGCGCGAAGTCGCCGCGCGAGGAAGACCTGCTACCCGCGTTCGAAAGCGGCGCGGCGCGCATTCGCGCGGTGTGCGCCGAAGCGCTCGACGACAACGGCGGCCAGTCGGTCGTGCTGCGCAGCGGGCTCTTTCGCGTGGCCGGCATGGAGCCGGAATGA
- a CDS encoding type 1 glutamine amidotransferase domain-containing protein has protein sequence MAISLNGYKVAILAVDGFEQAELVEPQRALKEAGAQVDVISQKPGEIQGFKHVDKGDTVKVDRTLDEATAADYDAVVLPGGVVNGDAIRLDAKAQAFVKEADQAKKPIAVICHGGWLPISAGIVAGRTMTSWPSLQDDVRNAGGTWVDQEVQIDGNLITSRKPDDLPAFNQALIEALSKARAA, from the coding sequence ATGGCGATTTCCCTCAACGGCTACAAGGTAGCGATCCTCGCCGTCGACGGCTTCGAGCAGGCCGAACTCGTCGAACCGCAGCGCGCGCTGAAGGAAGCCGGCGCGCAGGTCGACGTCATCTCGCAGAAACCGGGCGAGATCCAGGGTTTCAAGCACGTCGACAAGGGCGACACCGTGAAGGTGGATCGCACGCTCGACGAAGCGACCGCCGCAGACTACGACGCCGTCGTGTTGCCGGGCGGCGTCGTGAATGGCGACGCCATCCGCCTCGACGCGAAAGCGCAAGCCTTCGTCAAGGAAGCCGATCAGGCGAAGAAGCCGATCGCCGTCATCTGCCACGGCGGCTGGCTCCCGATCTCGGCGGGCATCGTCGCGGGCCGCACGATGACGAGTTGGCCGAGTCTTCAGGACGACGTGCGCAACGCGGGCGGCACGTGGGTCGATCAGGAAGTGCAGATCGACGGCAATCTCATCACGAGCCGCAAGCCCGACGACCTGCCGGCGTTCAATCAGGCGCTCATCGAGGCGCTCAGCAAAGCGCGCGCTGCCTGA
- a CDS encoding SDR family oxidoreductase codes for MTILVTGATGRVGRQVVEQLVSRHADVRVLVRDPSKAQFPAEVTVALGDMLDIDSLRRAFAGVRTLFLLNAVAGDEFTQALITLNIARESGVERVVYLSVMHADRFVNVPHFAVKSGAERMIERMGFSATILRPAYFIDNELMIRDVVVDHGVYPMPIGSKGVAMVDTRDIAEVAAIELLRRDEAAADLPVEVIDLVGPDTLTGSALASIWSDVLGRPVAYGGDDPGGFEQNLSSFMPKWMAYEMRLMAERYVSDGMVPEAGDVERLVRMLGRPLHTYRDFVTQLAG; via the coding sequence ATGACTATTCTCGTTACCGGCGCCACCGGCCGCGTCGGCCGTCAGGTCGTCGAACAACTCGTCAGCCGCCATGCGGACGTTCGCGTGCTCGTGCGCGATCCATCGAAAGCGCAATTCCCGGCAGAAGTGACGGTCGCACTGGGCGATATGCTCGATATCGATTCGCTTCGCCGCGCCTTCGCCGGCGTGCGCACGCTGTTCCTGCTCAACGCGGTGGCGGGCGACGAGTTCACGCAGGCGCTGATTACGCTGAACATCGCGCGGGAGTCGGGCGTCGAGCGCGTGGTGTATCTGTCGGTCATGCACGCGGACCGGTTCGTCAACGTGCCGCATTTCGCCGTGAAGTCCGGCGCCGAGCGCATGATCGAGCGAATGGGTTTCAGCGCGACGATCCTGCGCCCGGCGTACTTCATCGACAACGAACTCATGATTCGGGACGTCGTCGTCGATCACGGCGTTTATCCGATGCCGATCGGGAGCAAGGGCGTCGCCATGGTCGACACGCGCGACATCGCGGAGGTCGCGGCCATCGAACTGTTGCGTCGCGACGAGGCGGCCGCGGATCTTCCCGTGGAGGTTATCGATCTCGTCGGACCGGACACATTGACGGGCTCCGCGCTGGCGTCCATCTGGTCCGACGTGCTCGGCCGGCCGGTGGCGTACGGCGGCGACGATCCGGGCGGGTTCGAGCAGAACCTTAGCAGCTTCATGCCGAAGTGGATGGCGTACGAGATGCGCCTGATGGCCGAGCGTTATGTCAGCGACGGCATGGTGCCGGAAGCCGGCGACGTCGAACGCCTCGTGCGCATGCTGGGGCGTCCGCTGCACACGTACCGCGACTTCGTCACGCAACTGGCGGGTTGA
- a CDS encoding MFS transporter: MDSDQGLPLPQRYWAIVVVALGITLAVLDGAIANVALPTIARNLSATPASSIWVVNAYQLAVTISLLPLASLGDRIRYRRVYLGGLALFTLSSLGCALSGSLVALTLARVVQGFGAAGIMSVNTAIVRIIYPQKQLGRGVSINATVVAISSVIGPTVASGVLSVASWPWLFAINVPIGLAALAIGMKSLPRTPGHRQPYDYVSAVLNALFFGIAIVAVDGLGHGEHRPFVIAEFIATGVIGTIFVRRQLNQSAPLLPVDLLRIPVFALSIGTSVCSFCAQMLAFVSLPFLLQDSFGMSQVQTGFLMTPWPFVIVFVAPLAGVLSDRYPAGLLGGIGLAVLTVGLVLLATVGGHPGAFDISWRMAICGLGFGLFQSPNNRQMLSSAPRHRSGGASGMLGTARLTGQTLGAALVALIFGVEPHRGPLIALGVAAVFSAAAAVVSMLRLASKQSVEAA; encoded by the coding sequence ATGGATTCCGATCAAGGCCTGCCCCTTCCCCAGCGCTATTGGGCGATTGTCGTCGTCGCGCTCGGCATCACGCTCGCGGTGCTCGACGGCGCCATTGCCAACGTGGCGCTGCCGACCATCGCGCGCAATCTGTCGGCGACGCCCGCCTCGTCCATCTGGGTCGTCAACGCCTATCAACTCGCCGTCACCATCTCGCTGTTGCCGCTCGCCTCGCTCGGCGACCGGATCCGCTACCGGCGCGTGTATCTAGGCGGCCTCGCGCTCTTCACGCTCTCGTCGCTCGGCTGCGCGCTTTCCGGATCGCTGGTCGCGCTTACTCTCGCGCGCGTCGTTCAGGGCTTCGGCGCGGCCGGGATCATGAGCGTGAACACGGCCATCGTGCGCATCATCTATCCGCAGAAGCAACTGGGGCGCGGCGTCAGCATCAACGCCACGGTGGTCGCGATCTCGTCGGTGATCGGTCCGACCGTCGCGTCGGGCGTGCTGTCGGTGGCGTCGTGGCCGTGGCTCTTCGCGATCAACGTGCCGATCGGGCTCGCGGCGCTCGCCATTGGCATGAAGTCACTGCCGCGCACGCCGGGCCACCGGCAGCCGTACGATTACGTGAGCGCCGTGCTCAACGCGCTGTTCTTCGGCATCGCGATCGTCGCGGTCGATGGACTCGGGCACGGCGAGCATCGCCCATTCGTGATCGCAGAATTCATCGCGACCGGCGTGATCGGCACGATCTTCGTGCGGCGGCAACTGAACCAGAGCGCGCCCCTCTTGCCCGTCGATCTGCTGCGCATTCCGGTGTTCGCGCTGTCGATCGGCACGTCGGTGTGTTCGTTCTGCGCGCAGATGCTCGCGTTCGTCTCGCTGCCGTTTCTGCTGCAGGACAGCTTCGGCATGAGTCAGGTCCAGACCGGCTTTCTGATGACGCCGTGGCCGTTCGTGATCGTGTTCGTCGCGCCGCTCGCGGGCGTGCTGTCTGACCGCTATCCCGCGGGGTTGCTCGGCGGCATCGGGCTGGCGGTGCTGACCGTGGGACTCGTTCTGCTCGCGACGGTCGGCGGGCATCCGGGAGCCTTCGACATCAGCTGGCGCATGGCGATCTGCGGGCTCGGCTTCGGCCTCTTTCAGTCGCCGAACAATCGCCAGATGTTGTCGTCGGCGCCGCGTCATCGCAGCGGCGGCGCGAGCGGCATGCTCGGCACCGCGCGCTTGACCGGGCAGACGCTCGGCGCCGCGCTCGTCGCGTTGATCTTTGGCGTGGAGCCGCATCGCGGGCCGTTGATCGCGCTCGGGGTCGCGGCGGTGTTCTCGGCGGCGGCGGCTGTTGTCAGCATGCTGCGGCTTGCCAGCAAGCAGAGCGTCGAAGCCGCGTGA
- a CDS encoding YbhB/YbcL family Raf kinase inhibitor-like protein, with protein sequence MADFRIWSDEFPANGFMTRAQELDMQAFGTSGENISPALQWEDPPADTKSFALTVYDPDAPTGSGFWHWVVVNIPADARSLPRNAGKADGSLLPAGALQLRNDYGTVGFGGAAPPRGDKPHRYIFRIHALQAEKLPLDLNATNAVARFMTHLNEIDSATYTGLYELK encoded by the coding sequence ATGGCTGATTTCCGCATCTGGTCCGACGAATTTCCAGCGAACGGTTTCATGACCCGCGCGCAGGAACTCGACATGCAGGCGTTCGGCACGTCGGGCGAGAACATCTCTCCCGCGCTGCAGTGGGAAGACCCGCCCGCCGACACCAAAAGTTTCGCGCTCACCGTCTACGACCCGGACGCGCCCACGGGCAGCGGCTTCTGGCACTGGGTCGTGGTCAATATTCCGGCCGATGCGCGCTCGCTGCCGCGCAATGCCGGCAAGGCCGACGGCAGTCTGCTTCCTGCGGGCGCGCTGCAACTGCGCAACGACTACGGCACGGTCGGCTTCGGCGGGGCCGCGCCGCCACGCGGTGACAAGCCGCATCGCTACATCTTTCGCATTCACGCGCTTCAGGCGGAAAAGCTGCCGCTCGACCTCAACGCGACCAACGCCGTCGCGCGCTTCATGACGCACCTGAACGAAATCGATTCGGCGACCTACACGGGTCTCTACGAACTCAAGTAA
- a CDS encoding DUF4142 domain-containing protein has protein sequence MPRQSRFFARLSALLFAACATIAQAQTEDAASASTPANAPPSQKLSAADQQFIQDAGTAGATEIAASKLALTRSGDKDVKEFAQRMIADHAKLARNLDVIAKRHGITSPPSADSSVTGSLQNLKGADFDKAYIEKVALAAHQKAVELFAKESEKGNDAALEAAAAKALPILRHHYAMAQQLAKAKAS, from the coding sequence ATGCCACGCCAGAGCCGTTTCTTCGCCCGTCTCAGCGCCCTTCTGTTCGCGGCCTGCGCGACCATCGCTCAGGCGCAGACCGAAGACGCCGCGAGCGCCAGCACGCCTGCGAACGCGCCGCCATCGCAGAAGCTCTCGGCGGCCGACCAGCAGTTCATCCAGGACGCCGGCACCGCGGGCGCGACCGAAATCGCGGCAAGCAAGCTGGCGCTCACGCGTTCGGGCGACAAGGACGTGAAGGAGTTCGCACAGCGAATGATCGCGGATCACGCCAAGCTCGCCCGCAACCTCGATGTCATCGCGAAGCGCCACGGCATCACGTCGCCGCCGAGCGCGGATTCGTCGGTCACCGGCAGTCTGCAAAATCTCAAGGGGGCCGACTTCGACAAGGCCTATATTGAGAAAGTCGCGCTCGCCGCGCATCAGAAGGCGGTCGAGCTGTTCGCGAAGGAGAGCGAAAAAGGCAACGATGCCGCGTTGGAGGCGGCGGCGGCGAAGGCACTGCCGATCCTCCGTCACCACTACGCGATGGCGCAGCAACTAGCCAAGGCGAAGGCGTCATGA
- a CDS encoding PA2169 family four-helix-bundle protein, whose translation MSTNVVSVLNDLIETSKDGEKGFLKAAEDTRDPSLKLLFQNRAEACAQGAIELQGLVQRLGGKPETGGSISGALHRGWVDVKSAVTSPTDHAVLAECERGEDAAKKNYRQALDKDLPADIRAVVERQYQGVIENHDRIRDLRDQYAAAKS comes from the coding sequence ATGAGCACGAACGTCGTATCGGTACTGAATGACCTCATCGAAACGTCGAAGGACGGCGAGAAGGGCTTCCTCAAGGCCGCTGAAGACACGCGTGACCCGAGCCTCAAGCTGTTGTTTCAGAACCGCGCGGAAGCCTGCGCGCAAGGCGCCATCGAACTGCAAGGTCTCGTGCAGCGCCTGGGCGGCAAGCCGGAAACGGGCGGCTCGATCTCCGGCGCGCTGCATCGCGGCTGGGTGGATGTGAAGTCAGCCGTGACGAGCCCGACCGATCACGCGGTTCTCGCGGAATGCGAGCGCGGCGAGGACGCGGCGAAGAAGAACTACCGCCAGGCGCTCGACAAGGACCTGCCGGCCGATATCCGCGCCGTGGTCGAACGGCAGTATCAGGGCGTGATCGAGAACCACGACCGCATCCGCGATCTGCGAGATCAGTACGCAGCTGCGAAGTCCTAA